The Terriglobales bacterium genome segment GCTGCGCGAGCGGCTTGCCCTTGCTCTCGCGCTCCTGCGCGGTGCGGTCGAACTTGTCGAAGGGTCTGGACTCGCCGTGCTGGAGGATGCGCTGTGCGCGCGGGATCCAGTCGGTGCGCTCGCCGTGGATCAGGTGGCCGACGACGTCGTAGGCGGTCCAGGTGTTGCCGCCTTCGTTGGCGTGGGTCCAGGGCTCGGGCAGGTCGCGCAGCAGGGCGTTGAGGGCAGCGGGCGTGCGGCAGATGACGGCGATGGTGAGCGAGAGGTCGTGTTCCATGCAGCGTTTGATTGGCAGGGTGCGATGGCGGATGCAGGAATGTTGCCCGTGTCATCCTGACCCCGAGCGAAGTCGAGGGGAAGGATCTCACCGGTGAGATGCTTCGCGCCTGCGGGCGCTCAGCATGACACGGCTACTTGGTCCGTTGTAGTTCCCGGTACGCCTCGCTCTTGGAGACGCCGAACTCCCTGGCGGCGCGCTTGAGGGCGTCTTTCTCGTCGAGCTGCTCGGCCGACTGCAATTCGCGGACGCGCGCGGCGATGCTCTTCTTCTCCGGCAGGACGTCGACCACTTCGGACGCGCGACCGAGCATCAGGGTGATCTCGCCCTTCACGTCGCCCTTGGCGCGAAGCTGCTCGAGCACTTCGTCGGCGCGGCCGCGCAGGAACTCCTCGTGGAGCTTGGTGACCTCGCGGGCGACCACCACCGGGCGCGACGCGCCCAGCAGCTCGACCACGTCGGCGAGCGTCTCGACGATGCGGTGCGGCGCCTCGTAGAAGACCTGCGTGCGCGGCGAGGCCTTGATCTCCTCCAGCAGCGAGCGCCGCTGTCCCTGCTTGGCCGGCAGGAAGCCGGAGAAGCGGAAAGAATCGGTGGGCAGGCCGCTCGCGGCGAGCGCGGCCACGAACGCCGACGCGCCCGGGATCGGGATGACCGGGATGTGGTGCCGGATGGCGAGCGAGATCAGGCGATAGCCGGGATCGGAGATGCCGGGCATGCCGGCGTCGGAGACCACGGCGATGGACATGCCCTCTTCCAGGTCTTTGACCAGCTCGGCGGCGCGGGTCAGCTCGTTGTGCTCGTGGTAGCTGACCGTCTTCTTCTCGATGCCGTAGTGGTTGAGGAGCTTCTGAGTCTGGCGCGTGTCCTCGCAGGCGACCAGGTCGCACTCCTTGAGCACGCGGAGGGCGCGCAGGGTGATGTCCTCGAGGTTGCCGATGGGCGTGGCGACGATGTAGAGCACGCCGCGGCCGTTGCTGGACGAAGCAGCCATCGAGCGCAGGATACACCTTGCGCCGGCGAGTCGCCGGCGCCCACCCATGCTTTAAAATCCCATGCGATGCCGATCTACGAATACCAGTGCAAGAAGTGCGGGCACCGCTTCGAGAAGATCCAGAAGTTCTCCGACCCTGCGATCAAGAAGTGCCCGGAATGCGGCGGCGCGGTGGAGAAACTGCTTACGGCGCCCGCCGCGCACTTCAAGGGCGAGGGCTGGTACGTGACAGACTACGCGCGCAAGGGCGCGAAGGGCGGGGAGTCGTCCGCGGAATCGTCCAAAGAGACGAAGGGCGAGGCGAAGCTTGACTCGAAGCCGGACGCCAAGCCCGACCACAAGCCGGAGAAGAAGCACAAGAAATAGCTTTCTCGGGTGCTCCTTCGCGTCCGCGGCGGGCGCTCGGTCGCGCCCTGTCTTCTTTTGCGGGCTGGAAGGCGGCGCTGAACGCCGCCCCTCCGAAAACAGAAGCGGCGGCAAGATGCCGCCGCTCCTGCCGGCTGAAGCCGGCGCTCCCACAGACTACGAACAGCCGGTGAAGGCGAGGGTCGCTGCCGTCACGCTGCTGCCGGCGGTGACCGCGAGCGCGCCTCCGCCCTGGAGCGTGTTGACCTGTACGTCAGACGGCGAGCAGTCAGGCGTCGAGCCGGAGAGCGGCACGAACGCCAGCGCGTCCATCGTGTAGTTCACCGGGTTGGCGGTGTCCTGCGTGTAGGTGGTGCCGCCGGCGCTGAAGGCGCCGACGTTCGGGTTCGCCGCCGGCACGCTGACGGTGTAGGTGGCGCAGAACGTGCCTGCGGGGCAGGCCGCGTCGCTCGCCGTCGTCAAGGTTGCGGTGGACGACGACTGCTGCACCAGCGGGATGGTGACGAGCGTCGAGGAGCCGCCGATGGTCAGCGGCTGGGTGGCCGCGAGCGTGATGTCGGCCGCCACGCCGCCCGATGCGCCCGCCGTGCTGACCTGGCCGGTGATCGAGCCCTGCGTGGTGTTCGCTCCTGTCTGCGCGACCATGGGAATATTCCCCATCGCAGTGCCGACCGTGACGCCGGTCGTGACCGTGGCCGCGTAGGCGACGCCGGTGTCGCTGATGGAGACGGCGACAAGGTCGTAGGCGCCTTCCGGCACGGGGCAGAAGCTGAAGTTGCCCTGGGCGTCGGCGAGCGTCTGCATGATGACGCGGTCGACGCCGGTGGCGGCGTCACGCTGCTCGAGCGCGACGATGGTGGTGCCGGTGATGGGCTGCGACGTCGCGGAGTCCACCACCTTGCCGCTAATGATGTTGGTCTGCAACGAGACCTCGCCCGCATGCAGCACCGGCTTCAGCCGGAACTGCCCGTTGGGCTGCGCCACGATGGAAGCGCAGGCGTCGAAATCGACGTTGAGGTCGACCACGCCGCCGTCCGGAACGGTGAAGCGCCCGCCGGCGATCTGGCCCGACGGGATCTTGATGCCAGTATTGGCTTCGCTCGAAAGCTGCAGCGGCTGCACCGAGCCGCTCGGGTTCAGCACCACGCAGTTCGCCGCGTTCGCTCCGCAGGCGTTGGTGGTGAGCTGGCTGGCCTGGTTGTTGCCCAGCAGGATGATGCGGATCTGCTGGTAGCTGCCGGCCGCGATCTGCTGCGCGCCGAGCTGCGCCAGGAAACACTGGTTCGAAGGATTGCCGAGCAGGTCGATCTGCCTGGGCGCGTTCGCCAGGCCGGGGGCCAACTCCTGCCAGCCGCCGGCGTTCGCATCGGCGGTCGCGCTCTGGTGCACCATCACGGAACGGACGGTGACATAGACGTGCTGGTAGGGGCCGCCGCTTGCGCTCGAGCAGGTCGGCGGGTCGCTGATGCTGGTGTTGACGGTGCCCATGGGGAGCGAGCCGTTGACGGTGGCCTTGCCGCCGCCGCAGCCGGCAAGCACCAGCGCGGCGGTGATAAGAGTCACTACAGAAACGAACAGAGATCTGTTGCGGGACTGCATGGTTCTCCTCCGCTACCGGAAGACATGAAGTTGCCCTGGGGTCCGTAGGAAGAGGAGCAGCTTGGGTTCCAATCGTAAGTAGCTGGAAAGTGGCGGGTTATCGAGGCCGGCCGGCGAGCCGCACCCGTCAAAAGGAATGAGAGCAGGTAAGAATTGCGGCGTTACTTTGGGAGGTGACCGAAAAAAACAAGCGCCCTCGGGTCGAGGGCGCTACACATCCGAATGATGTAGAAGCCTAGGCCGCCTTCTTGCGCGGGACCTTGGCGCCCTTCTTGCGCGCCTTGGAGAGACCGATCGCGATGGCCTGCTTGCGGCTCTTTACGCGGCTGCCATGCTTGCCGCGCTTGTAGTGGCGCATCTCGGTGCGCACCTCGCTCGCGGCCTTCTTGCCATACCTGCGGCTGCTGCCTTTCTTGCGTGCCATGGAACCTCCTGTGGGAGTCCTCCCTGTAACTAGAGACGCCCCGCGCGTGGTGCAGGTTGGCGACCAATCGCGCAGCTCGGGATGCGAGCGGCGGCAGGATGCCGCCGCCCTGCCGGCGAGACGCCGGCAATCCGGTGGCGTCGAGGGCGCTACACGCCGCGGGGGGAGGCGGCGGCGTTGCGCAGGCCGCTCCAGCTCTCCGCGATGACGATGGAGTTGCCGGGGTTCTGCGGGTCGTACTTCACCGATGCGGGCACGCCGATGCGGCAGGTGTGAAGGTCGACGAAGGGACGGAGGTGCGTGACGTCCTGCGAGGCTTCATACGACACGCCGGCCACGTCGTACTGGTAGATGAGCAACTGGAGCGCGCCGGAGCCGTTGTGCTGGAGTTCGCTGACGTCGATCACGGTGCCGTCGGTGATGCGGCCGAGCTGCGCGATGCGCGTGCGGCGCTCGCGCTCGCGCTGTTCCGGCGTCTTGCGCCGCATGCGCGCGATGGTGTAGCCGGCGATGGCCGCGATCGCGGCGGCGCCGCCGAGGTAATAGGGAAGCAGACGAAGGGAGGTCATAGCTGCCAGGTGCTGGGGCCCAGAAACTGTATGCGAGACGCCGGTCGGCTGGTATCCGGCGATAACCCTACTTCTTCACTTTCTCATAATCCTTCAAGAACGCCGCCAGCCCCTTATCGGTCAAGGGATGGTTGAACATCATGTCGAGCACCTTGAAGGGGATGGTGGCGACGTGCGCGCCGGCCATGGCCGACTCGACCACGTGCATGGGATGGCGGATGCTGGCGGCCAGGACCTCGGTCTGGAAGCCGTAGTTGCGGTAGATGGTGAGGATCTGGCGGATGAGCTCCATGCCGTTCTCGCTGATGTCGTCGAGGCGGCCGATGAAGGGGCTGACGTAGGCCGCGCCCGCTTTCGCGACGATGAGCGCCTGGTTGGGCGAGAAGCAGAGCGTCATGTTGACCTTGATGCCCTGGCCGGCGAGGCACTTGCACGCCTTCACGCCGTCCTTGGTCGTGGGGAGCTTCACGACGACGTGCTTGTGCCACGAGGCGTACTCCTGGCCCTCGCGGCACATCGCGCCGGAGTCGGTGGCGAGGACCTCGACCGAGACGGGCCCGCCGACGACCTCGCAGATCTCGCGGATGGTTTCCTTGTTGTTGGGCTTGCCTTCCTTGGCCATCAGCGACGGGTTGGTGGTCACGCCGTCGAGGATGCCCATGGCGGCGGCATTCCGGATCTCGTCCAGGTTGGCGGTGTCGATGAAGAATTTCATGGGAGTGCCCTTATTGTCGCACGACTCGCGCGCGGCGCTTCACTCGGCGGCGACGGGATTTTTCAGCGTCCCGACGCCCGGGATGGTGACCTCGACCACGTCGCCGGGCTTCATGGGGCCGACGCCGGCGGGCGTGCCGGTGGTGATGAGATCGCCGGGGAGCAGCGTCATCACGCGGCTGACGGCGCGGATCACGAGCGCGACCGGGAAGATGAAATCTTTCGTGTTTCCGGACTGTTTAGTCTCGCCGTTCAGCTTGGTAGTGACTTGGACGGCGGTGGGGTCGAGGTCGTCGGTGACGATGGGGCCGACCGGACAGAAGGTGTCGAAGCCCTTGGCGCGGGTCCACTGCGCGTCCTTGTGCTGGAGGTCGCGGGCGGTGACGTCGTTCACGCAGGTGTAGCCGCGGATGTAGGGCTTCACGTCCTCGTCGTCGGCGAGGTTGCGGCAGCGGCGGCCGATGATCACCCCCAGCTCGCCTTCGTAGTCCACGCGCTCCGATATTTTCGGCAGCACGATGGTGGCGCCCGGCGCGATCACGGTCGAGGGCGCCTTGAGGAACGTCAGCAGCTCGGCGGGCGGTTCGTTGCCGAGCTCCTTGGCGTGGTCTTTGTAATTGCGGCCCACGCCGATGATCTTCGACGGCATGACGGGCGCGAGCAGCCTGGCCTGGTCGAGCGGGATGGCGGTGAGGTGGGCGCCGTTGGTGGCCACGCTGAAGCTCGCCACGTCTTCCGGCATGGTGAGCAGGCGTGTGATGACGTCCTTGCCTTCGAGGCGCTCGATCATCCCCCAGGCGGGGCCACTCGGCGATTGGAAACGACAGTATCTCATTGCGGAACCTGCTCGCTCGCCTCCGGCGACTTCGCGCTCTCGTTGCCGCGCAGGTCGACCGCGGTCACGCTGTAGAAGTAGGTGCGGCCGGGCTGGAGGTCGCCGTCGCGGAAGGCGGGCGTCTTCACCACCTCGGTCGAGATCTTCCGGAGCTGGCCGCCTTCCTCGCGGCGATAGACGTGATAGCCGGCGAGGTCGGGGTCGGTGTTGGGCGCCCAGGTCAGGTCGATGAACTTCTGCTGTGCCAGGCCGGAGTAGACGGCCTGCACGCCCGAGGGCGCCGCTGGCGGGAAGCTGTCGTGCGCGAAGACCTCGACCGGCTGCGAGTCCTCGCCTTCCACCTCGACCGCGCCCGAGGACTGCTGGACGCGCGTGATGGGCGTGACGCGGTAGACGTAGGTCTTCTCCCACTCGGCGAGCTGGTCGGTGAGCTTGAGGTCGTAGTCGACGTCGGGCCGCGAGTCCGCGCGCCGGTCTTCGACGTCGGTGAGCACGGCTTCCTTCGCGGGCGGATCATCCTTCAGGCGGCGGCGGACGCGGAAGACGCAATCAGGCGCGGCGCAGCCCTGCATCGGGCGCCAGCGCAGCTCGGGGCCGTCGGGCGTGACGCGGCCACTTACCTGCGGCGCCGGGAAGGTGCGCGCGAGCGGCACGCGGACCTGGTTGGAGAGGCCGGCGGAGCGGCCGCGGGAGTTCAGGACTTCGACCGCGTAGGTGGCGAAGGCCTCGCTCTGCTGGTCGGGCGCGAGCGTGTGGATGTAGGAGGCCTCCGCGCCGGGCTTGAAGAAGCCGGGCTGCAGGTCGCCGACGGCTTCGGAGCACTTGTCCATCGCGGGCTGGAGCGAGCGGCAGACCTTGATCTCGCCGACGTGCTTCACCAGGGCGCCGTCGGTGGTCTTGGCGGGCGCGGTCCAGGTGAGCGTGACCTTGTCGCCCTTGCGCGTGGCCTTGAGGTCGGCGGGCGGCTGGGGCAGGTCGAGCGAGGGCGGCAGCGGCGCGCCCGGCACGCCGCATCCGGCGAGCAGCGCAGCAGCAGCGAGCATGAGGACGACGACAGAGACTCGCAT includes the following:
- a CDS encoding FmdB family zinc ribbon protein, producing MPIYEYQCKKCGHRFEKIQKFSDPAIKKCPECGGAVEKLLTAPAAHFKGEGWYVTDYARKGAKGGESSAESSKETKGEAKLDSKPDAKPDHKPEKKHKK
- a CDS encoding DUF6496 domain-containing protein; amino-acid sequence: MARKKGSSRRYGKKAASEVRTEMRHYKRGKHGSRVKSRKQAIAIGLSKARKKGAKVPRKKAA
- a CDS encoding fumarylacetoacetate hydrolase family protein produces the protein MRYCRFQSPSGPAWGMIERLEGKDVITRLLTMPEDVASFSVATNGAHLTAIPLDQARLLAPVMPSKIIGVGRNYKDHAKELGNEPPAELLTFLKAPSTVIAPGATIVLPKISERVDYEGELGVIIGRRCRNLADDEDVKPYIRGYTCVNDVTARDLQHKDAQWTRAKGFDTFCPVGPIVTDDLDPTAVQVTTKLNGETKQSGNTKDFIFPVALVIRAVSRVMTLLPGDLITTGTPAGVGPMKPGDVVEVTIPGVGTLKNPVAAE
- the fsa gene encoding fructose-6-phosphate aldolase; this translates as MKFFIDTANLDEIRNAAAMGILDGVTTNPSLMAKEGKPNNKETIREICEVVGGPVSVEVLATDSGAMCREGQEYASWHKHVVVKLPTTKDGVKACKCLAGQGIKVNMTLCFSPNQALIVAKAGAAYVSPFIGRLDDISENGMELIRQILTIYRNYGFQTEVLAASIRHPMHVVESAMAGAHVATIPFKVLDMMFNHPLTDKGLAAFLKDYEKVKK
- a CDS encoding DUF4382 domain-containing protein, producing MQSRNRSLFVSVVTLITAALVLAGCGGGKATVNGSLPMGTVNTSISDPPTCSSASGGPYQHVYVTVRSVMVHQSATADANAGGWQELAPGLANAPRQIDLLGNPSNQCFLAQLGAQQIAAGSYQQIRIILLGNNQASQLTTNACGANAANCVVLNPSGSVQPLQLSSEANTGIKIPSGQIAGGRFTVPDGGVVDLNVDFDACASIVAQPNGQFRLKPVLHAGEVSLQTNIISGKVVDSATSQPITGTTIVALEQRDAATGVDRVIMQTLADAQGNFSFCPVPEGAYDLVAVSISDTGVAYAATVTTGVTVGTAMGNIPMVAQTGANTTQGSITGQVSTAGASGGVAADITLAATQPLTIGGSSTLVTIPLVQQSSSTATLTTASDAACPAGTFCATYTVSVPAANPNVGAFSAGGTTYTQDTANPVNYTMDALAFVPLSGSTPDCSPSDVQVNTLQGGGALAVTAGSSVTAATLAFTGCS
- the rsmI gene encoding 16S rRNA (cytidine(1402)-2'-O)-methyltransferase, which gives rise to MAASSSNGRGVLYIVATPIGNLEDITLRALRVLKECDLVACEDTRQTQKLLNHYGIEKKTVSYHEHNELTRAAELVKDLEEGMSIAVVSDAGMPGISDPGYRLISLAIRHHIPVIPIPGASAFVAALAASGLPTDSFRFSGFLPAKQGQRRSLLEEIKASPRTQVFYEAPHRIVETLADVVELLGASRPVVVAREVTKLHEEFLRGRADEVLEQLRAKGDVKGEITLMLGRASEVVDVLPEKKSIAARVRELQSAEQLDEKDALKRAAREFGVSKSEAYRELQRTK
- a CDS encoding DinB family protein; the protein is MEHDLSLTIAVICRTPAALNALLRDLPEPWTHANEGGNTWTAYDVVGHLIHGERTDWIPRAQRILQHGESRPFDKFDRTAQERESKGKPLAQLLDEFAALRAENIQKLRGMKLKPEDFERRGTHPALGPVTLGQLIAGWPVHDLTHLHQLSRILAHQYREAIGPWVVYMGVMRCAGHSD